A genomic region of Paralichthys olivaceus isolate ysfri-2021 chromosome 18, ASM2471397v2, whole genome shotgun sequence contains the following coding sequences:
- the phpt1 gene encoding 14 kDa phosphohistidine phosphatase, with product MCSQTRAAALMANIPQADIDPSGVFKYVLIRVHSREEGDDSEVDIVRGYGWAEYHADIYDKVSEELEKDGHLDCECIGGGRIKHDAQDKKIHVYGYSMGFGQANHAVSTEKLKARYPDYEVTWSNEGY from the exons ATGTGCTCACAGACCAGGGCCGCGGCTCTGATGGCGAACATCCCGCAGGCGGACATCGATCCGTCCGGAGTCTTCAAGTACGTCCTCATCAGGGTCCACAGCCGAGAGGAGGGGGACGACTCCGAGGTGGACATCGTCCGAGGATACGGATGGGCCGAGTACCACG CTGACATCTATGACAAAGTTTCGGAGGAGCTGGAAAAGGACGGACACCTGGACTGCGAGTGTATCGGAGGAGGGAGGATCAAACATGATGCCCAGGACAAGAAGATCCACGTCTACGGATACTCCATG GGATTTGGACAAGCAAACCACGCAGTATCTACAGAGAAACTAAAGGCTCGGTATCCAGACTATGAGGTGACCTGGAGCAATGAAGGATACTGA
- the entpd2b gene encoding ectonucleoside triphosphate diphosphohydrolase 2 has protein sequence MAQQRSSHPVLPVLLLLGGVVAVLLLTVPTRDVQEAPGFAYGIVLDAGSSHTALYIYKWPADKQNGTGVVTQHSECHVKGGGISSYAGQQGAAAQSLEACLDQAVIDIPKERHRLTPVYLGATAGMRLLQTSSPEQSGQILQEVGHKIQSYPFNYQEAAILSGQEEGAYGWVTVNYLLENFIKYGFVGHWHSPGRPTVGALDFGGASTQITFATQEDVEDKQDTMKLRLYGHEYSLYTHSFLCYGRDQVLKRLQAHLVQSQGYSQSVVHPCYPAEHIWRVKFSTIFDSPCTAGYKSSSYDPEAYLTLQGSGHYEHCTGNVSEIFSFDSCPFSRCSFDNVSQPNLTGSFMAFSAFYYTHSFLQRITGITVNSPSQLDDATRMVCGMSFIQMLLLAPDQKSRLKDYCASSVFVKVLMLRGYGFDDTSFPRISFQKKAGDASVGWALGYMLSLSNLLPAEKVGKRKALTLSAWGMLISLCGLLLTTALVFIMLKACDGKRKGGSESPI, from the exons ATGGCTCAGCAGCGCTCCTCTCATCCTGTCCTCCCCGTCCTCCTCCTGCTCGGCGGGGTGGTCGCGGTCCTGCTCCTCACTGTCCCCACTCGGGATGTCCAGGAAGCGCCGGGGTTCGCG TACGGGATCGTCCTGGACGCTGGATCGTCACACACGGCGTTGTACATATACAAGTGGCCGGCGGACAAGCAAAACGGCACAGGGGTGGTCACCCAGCACAGTGAATGTCATGTTAAGg GCGGAGGGATCTCGAGCTACGCCGGCCAGCAGGGAGCAGCCGCGCAGAGCTTAGAGGCCTGTCTGGACCAGGCGGTGATCGACATCCCCAAAGAAAGACACCGGCTCACGCCTGTGTACCTGGGAGCCACAGCCGGCATGAGGCTTCTGCA AACATCTTCTCCGGAACAGTCGGGTCAGATTCTCCAGGAAGTAGGTCATAAAATCCAGTCGTACCCTTTCAACTACCAAGAAGCGGCCATATTGAGTGGTCAGGAGGAGGGGGCGTACGGCTGGGTCACCGTCAACTATCTCCTAGAGAACTTCATAAAG TATGGTTTCGTGGGGCACTGGCACAGCCCCGGCAGACCCACGGTGGGAGCGCTTGATTTCGGCGGGGCGTCCACCCAGATAACTTTTGCCACTCAGGAAGACGTTGAGGACAAGCAAGACACGATGAAGCTGCGTCTCTATGGACACGAGTATTCTTTGTACACGCACAGCTTCCTGTGCTACGGGCGGGACCAGGTCCTCAAGAGGCTTCAGGCCCACTTAGTACAG tctcagGGTTATTCCCAGTCAGTGGTCCACCCCTGCTATCCTGCAGAACACATCTGGAGGGTAAAGTTCAGCACCATATTCGACTCTCCGTGCACAGCGGGATACAAGTCCAGCTCCTACGACCCCGAGGCCTATTTGACGTTGCAGGGCAGTGGACATTACGAGCACTGCACGGGCAACGTGTCCGAGATCTTCTCCTTCGACAGCTGTCCGTTCTCCCGGTGCTCCTTCGACAACGTGTCTCAGCCAAACCTCACCGGTAGCTTCATG GCGTTCTCTGCATTCTACTACACTCACTCCTTCCTGCAGCGAATCACTGGCATCACCGTGAACTCTCCATCACAGCTGGATGATGCCACCAGGATGGTGTGCGGCATGAGTTTCATTCAA ATGTTGCTACTCGCTCCGGACCAAAAGTCTCGTTTGAAGGACTACTGTGCTTCCTCCGTGTTCGTCAAGGTTCTCATGTTGAGAGGATACGGCTTCGACGACACATCATTTCCTCGCATTTCCTTCCAGAAGAAG GCCGGGGATGCCTCGGTGGGCTGGGCTCTGGGCTACATGCTGAGCTTGAGCAATCTGCTGCCAGCAGAGAAAGTGGGGAAGAGGAAGGCCCTGACCCTGAGTGCGTGGGGAATGCTCATCAGTCTCTGtggcctcctcctcaccacGGCCCTGGTCTTCATCATGCTCAAAGCTTGTGATgggaagaggaaaggaggcAGTGAAAGCCCCATCTAG